Proteins encoded by one window of Arachis ipaensis cultivar K30076 chromosome B04, Araip1.1, whole genome shotgun sequence:
- the LOC107636872 gene encoding protein STRUBBELIG-RECEPTOR FAMILY 7-like isoform X3, which produces MFDAAAAIRILFQSMNSPSQLGWQASGDDPRGQYWKGITCSNNRVTEIKLSNLKLTGTLPYGLQPLTSLTNPDLSSNNLGGGIPYQLPPNMQCLNLAYNNFTGAIPYSISDMTSLTDLNLAD; this is translated from the exons ATGTTTGATGCAGCGGCCGCTATAAGGATTTTATTTCAATCTATGAACTCACCTTCACAGCTAGGTTGGCAAGCGAGTGGTGATGATCCGCGTGGACAATATTGGAAAGGCATAACATGCTCAAACAACCGAGTTACAGAGAT TAAGTTATCCAATCTTAAACTAACGGGAACATTGCCTTATGGATTACAACCCTTGACATCTTTGACCAACCC AGACTTGAGTAGCAACAATCTTGGAGGTGGCATACCATACCAGCTTCCTCCAAATATGCAGTGCTT AAATCTGGCTTATAATAACTTCACTGGGGCAATCCCTTACTCTATTTCTGATATGACCTCTCTTACAGACCT GAATCTTGCTGATTAG
- the LOC107636872 gene encoding protein STRUBBELIG-RECEPTOR FAMILY 7-like isoform X2 — MNSPSQLGWQASGDDPRGQYWKGITCSNNRVTEIKLSNLKLTGTLPYGLQPLTSLTNPDLSSNNLGGGIPYQLPPNMQCLNLAYNNFTGAIPYSISDMTSLTDLCVIIFLSIYHNNTLSTSSMSYWSNFFYCF; from the exons ATGAACTCACCTTCACAGCTAGGTTGGCAAGCGAGTGGTGATGATCCGCGTGGACAATATTGGAAAGGCATAACATGCTCAAACAACCGAGTTACAGAGAT TAAGTTATCCAATCTTAAACTAACGGGAACATTGCCTTATGGATTACAACCCTTGACATCTTTGACCAACCC AGACTTGAGTAGCAACAATCTTGGAGGTGGCATACCATACCAGCTTCCTCCAAATATGCAGTGCTT AAATCTGGCTTATAATAACTTCACTGGGGCAATCCCTTACTCTATTTCTGATATGACCTCTCTTACAGACCTGTGTGTAATTATCTTCTTGAGCATTTATCATAATAATACCTTATCAACCAGCTCCATGAGCTATTGGAGTaactttttttattgtttttga
- the LOC107636872 gene encoding protein STRUBBELIG-RECEPTOR FAMILY 7-like isoform X1 produces the protein MFDAAAAIRILFQSMNSPSQLGWQASGDDPRGQYWKGITCSNNRVTEIKLSNLKLTGTLPYGLQPLTSLTNPDLSSNNLGGGIPYQLPPNMQCLNLAYNNFTGAIPYSISDMTSLTDLCVIIFLSIYHNNTLSTSSMSYWSNFFYCF, from the exons ATGTTTGATGCAGCGGCCGCTATAAGGATTTTATTTCAATCTATGAACTCACCTTCACAGCTAGGTTGGCAAGCGAGTGGTGATGATCCGCGTGGACAATATTGGAAAGGCATAACATGCTCAAACAACCGAGTTACAGAGAT TAAGTTATCCAATCTTAAACTAACGGGAACATTGCCTTATGGATTACAACCCTTGACATCTTTGACCAACCC AGACTTGAGTAGCAACAATCTTGGAGGTGGCATACCATACCAGCTTCCTCCAAATATGCAGTGCTT AAATCTGGCTTATAATAACTTCACTGGGGCAATCCCTTACTCTATTTCTGATATGACCTCTCTTACAGACCTGTGTGTAATTATCTTCTTGAGCATTTATCATAATAATACCTTATCAACCAGCTCCATGAGCTATTGGAGTaactttttttattgtttttga
- the LOC107636871 gene encoding uncharacterized protein LOC107636871, with protein MDFFQSAELPRDSNVTWVALTLKFVGAREIKDLRPISMVGCVYKVILKVLVWRMRKVMLDLVGETQSVFVQGRKIHDGALIACETVQWLKQRKKKSAIIKLDFQKAYDRVKWKFVDIVLQKMGFGQRWRGWIKECVCTASMSLLINGSPSKSFKMEWDLRQGDPLSLFLFVHVVEFLYRMVGEAVRHGRISPLLVGKDNIELSHLQFADDTILFCPPEEETICNYKRLLRYFEMISGLSINFDKSSLIPINCEREWSQRMCSLLGYKVEEKLNLWKAKTINKAGKLVLIKSVLNSLPVYYLSLYKMLRAIVDKLISLQRRFLWSNEDGMDGDVFPRLFSVSNQVLIGYHVALQAETLPEDITSYSFTRSIWRGLVPQRVELFTWCSVLGYMPIINFDLFQEPLSNTLRVGQELL; from the exons ATGGATTTCTTCCAGTCAGCTGAGCTACCAAGAGATTCTAATGTTACATGGGTGGCTCTGACTCTGAAGTTTGTGGGAGCAAGGGAGATTAAAGATCTTCGGCCGATTAGCATGGTAGGGTGTGTGTATAAGGTCATTTTGAAGGTGTTGGTGTGGAGAATGAGAAAGGTAATGCTAGACTTAGTAGGGGAGACTCAAAGTGTGTTTGTGCAGGGGAGGAAGATTCATGATGGGGCTTTGATTGCGTGTGAAACTGTGCAATGGTTGAAGCAAAGAAAGAAGAAATCGGCAATAATCAAACTGGACTTTCAAAAAGCTTACGATAGAGTCAAGTGGAAGTTTGTGGATATTGTACTTCAGAAAATGGGCTTTGGGCAAAGATGGCGAGGGTGGATCAAGGAATGTGTGTGCACGGCGTCTATGTCACTTTTGATAAATGGCTCACCTTCGAAATCTTTTAAGATGGAATGGGATTTACGACAAGGGGATCCTCTTTCTCTGTTTCTTTTTGTTCATGTTGTTGAGTTCCTTTATAGGATGGTAGGAGAGGCAGTAAGACATGGAAGGATCTCTCCTTTGTTGGTTGGAAAAGACAATATTGAGTTGTCTCACTTGCAATTTGCAGATGACACAATACTTTTTTGTCCCCCGGAGGAGGAGACTATTTGCAATTATAAGCGGCTTCTACGGTATTTTGAGATGATATCTGGCTTGAGTATTAACTTTGATAAATCTAGCTTGATTCCGATTAATTGCGAGCGAGAGTGGTCACAAAGGATGTGTAGCTTGTTGGGGT ataaagtagaagagaaactcaATCTGTGGAAAGCCAAAACGATTAATAAAGCTGGTAAGCTGGTACTCATCAAATCTGTGCTTAATAGTCTGCCGGTTTACTACCTTAGCTTATATAAGATGCTCAGAGCAATAGTAGATAAGTTGATATCTTTGCAGAGGAGGTTCTTGTGGAGTAATGAGGACGGAATGGATGGG GATGTATTTCCAAGGCTTTTCTCAGTTTCAAACCAAGTTTTAATTGGCTATCATGTG gctTTGCAAGCTGAGACTCTCCCGGAGGACATTACGAGTTATAGTTTCACTAGATCTATATGGAGAGGACTAGTACCACAAAGAGTTGAGCTATTCACCTG GTGTAGTGTGCTTGGTTATATGCCTATAATAAACTTTGATCTATTCCAGGAACCATTAAGCAACACTTTGAGAGTAGGACAGGAGCTCTTGTAA